One Glycine max cultivar Williams 82 chromosome 3, Glycine_max_v4.0, whole genome shotgun sequence DNA window includes the following coding sequences:
- the LOC100806626 gene encoding 4-hydroxy-tetrahydrodipicolinate synthase, chloroplastic: MLNNNCSSSLLFRGPGLAFSHSIATTCNKRNTCWKAPQAAVRNDFCLPMSSSAVKNRTSIGDIRSLRLITAVKTPYLPNGKFDLEAYDNLVNMQIANGVEGILVAGTTGEGQLMTWDEQIMLIAHTVNSFGNKVKVVGNAGSNCTSEAIKATERGFAVGMNAALHINPYYGKTSLDGLVAHYNSVLSIGPIIIYNIPTRTNQDIPPSVVQNLAQNPNLVGLKECVGNERIKHYTDQGIVVWTGIDKTSHDARWDFGAVGVQSVASNLIPGLMRELMFEGKNATLNSKVIPLFDWLSQEPVPIALNTALAQLGVIKPVFRLPLLPLLVEKRIEFVMLVKEIGREHFVGDKDVQVLDDDDFITVGRY, encoded by the exons ATGTTGAACAACAATTGTAGTAGCAGTTTATTGTTCAGAGGACCCGGTTTAGCCTTTTCCCACTCCATTGCCACCACTTGCAACAAGAG GAACACATGCTGGAAGGCTCCACAAGCAGCTGTAAGAAATGATTTTTGCCTCCCAATGAGCAGCTCCGCGGTAAAAAATAG GACATCAATTGGGGACATAAGGAGTCTGCGACTGATAACCGCGGTTAAAACTCCATACCTACCCAACGGCAAATTTGATCTTGAAGCATATGATAACTTGGTGAATATGCAGATCGCGAATGGCGTTGAAGGCATTCTTGTTGCTGGCACAACTGGTGAAGGCCAACTAATGACCTGGGATGAACAAATAATGCTCATTGCACACACAGTTAACAGTTTTGGCAACAAAGTTAAGGTTGTCGGTAATGCTGGAAGCAATTGCACATCAGAAGCAATCAAGGCCACTGAGAGAGGTTTTGCTGTTGGAATGAATGCTGCACTTCACATAAACCCTTACTATGGAAAAACCTCATTGGATGGTTTGGTTGCTCACTACAATAGTGTTCTTTCCATTGGTCCAATCATCATATACAACATACCAACAAGGACTAATCAAGATATTCCTCCTAGTGTGGTTCAAAATTTGGCTCAAAATCCTAACTTGGTTGGTTTAAAGGAGTGTGTGGGAAATGAGAGGATCAAACACTACACAGATCAAGGAATTGTTGTGTGGACAGGAATTGACAAAACAAGCCATGATGCTAGATGGGATTTTGGTGCTGTTGGAGTTCAATCCGTTGCCAGCAACTTGATTCCCGGTTTAATGAGAGAACTCATGTTTGAGGGCAAGAATGCTACACTGAATTCAAAGGTGATTCCTCTGTTTGATTGGCTCTCTCAGGAACCTGTTCCTATTGCTTTGAACACTGCTCTTGCTCAACTTGGTGTCATCAAACCGGTTTTCAGGCTACCCCTTTTGCCCTTGCTTGTGGAGAAAAGGATAGAGTTTGTCATGTTGGTGAAGGAAATTGGTAGAGAGCATTTTGTTGGAGACAAAGATGTGCAAGTTCTTGATGATGATGACTTTATCACAGTTGGTAGATAttaa